A genomic window from Alkalihalobacillus sp. AL-G includes:
- a CDS encoding MoeB/ThiF family adenylyltransferase encodes MNERYSRQILFQSIGQTGQEKIGKKHVLLIGAGALGTSNAEMLVRAGVGKLTIIDRDYVEWSNLQRQQLYTEHDAEQKMPKAVAAKKRLTEINGEVVIDARVEETTPLTIDNQIIGVDLILDATDNFETRMLINDASQKWDIPWIYGACTGSYGLTFTIIPGQTPCLACLLGKIPSGGETCDTAGIISPTVQMVTSYQMTESLKILVEDWDSLRNTAVYFDLWNNQHMNLRVASHKSPNCTSCGKDRLYPFLNADSASKSTVLCGRDTVQIRPSQGQLQDLSSLKQKLGKVTRNLSSNDYLIEVELEQKRFVIFQDGRVLIHGTKDEKEARALYHRYISG; translated from the coding sequence TTGAATGAACGATATTCCAGACAGATTTTATTCCAATCTATCGGTCAAACAGGTCAGGAAAAGATTGGCAAGAAGCATGTATTACTAATTGGAGCTGGAGCGTTAGGTACCAGTAATGCTGAGATGCTTGTAAGAGCAGGAGTTGGCAAGCTGACCATAATCGACCGTGATTATGTTGAATGGAGCAACCTCCAGCGGCAGCAGCTCTATACCGAACATGATGCTGAGCAGAAGATGCCTAAAGCGGTTGCTGCGAAAAAACGGTTAACAGAAATAAACGGTGAAGTTGTCATTGATGCTCGAGTAGAAGAGACGACCCCACTAACCATCGACAACCAAATTATTGGAGTTGACCTTATCCTGGATGCCACCGATAACTTCGAGACACGGATGCTCATAAATGATGCTTCACAAAAATGGGATATTCCATGGATTTATGGTGCATGTACAGGGAGTTATGGGCTGACTTTTACGATTATCCCAGGGCAAACTCCTTGCTTAGCTTGTTTACTAGGCAAAATCCCTTCTGGAGGAGAGACGTGTGACACAGCAGGAATTATCTCCCCGACCGTTCAAATGGTTACCTCCTATCAAATGACCGAATCATTGAAAATATTAGTAGAGGATTGGGATTCGCTTCGAAACACGGCAGTCTATTTTGATCTTTGGAACAACCAACACATGAATCTTCGTGTGGCATCTCACAAGAGTCCGAATTGTACTTCATGCGGTAAGGATCGTCTTTATCCATTTTTAAATGCAGATTCAGCTTCTAAATCAACGGTTTTGTGTGGTAGGGATACAGTGCAAATTCGTCCGTCACAAGGACAACTACAAGATCTTTCATCACTAAAGCAAAAGCTTGGAAAGGTGACAAGGAACCTTTCAAGTAACGATTACTTAATCGAGGTTGAATTGGAGCAAAAACGTTTTGTCATTTTTCAGGACGGTCGAGTTCTTATTCATGGTACAAAGGATGAAAAAGAGGCGCGTGCACTCTATCATCGTTATATTTCAGGATAA
- a CDS encoding H-type small acid-soluble spore protein, producing MDAGRAKQILESPKEIMVHYQGNPIWIQQVDEAGHTARVYLKNEPENEMTVNVTQLNEL from the coding sequence ATGGATGCTGGAAGAGCAAAACAAATCCTCGAATCGCCGAAAGAAATAATGGTTCATTATCAAGGCAATCCGATTTGGATCCAACAAGTCGATGAAGCTGGACATACGGCACGAGTTTATTTGAAAAATGAACCCGAAAACGAAATGACGGTAAATGTGACACAATTAAATGAACTGTAA
- a CDS encoding M4 family metallopeptidase gives MKYSFMQNNARKKFRKKGVTFGLALSLVFSGSLLPQDGNAATVKNDKIDKKQKQLEILHGYDKNSSKKELKVSWDQQRGIPDFVSGVLSDKVVNSKAEVLQYLENHKQLFDLQAGDFQVVDVQKDELGMTHYKTQLTVDDIPVYGAELSLHTNTDGKVVAINGQVEPKLDHVKWNKRVKVSKEDAVKNAEKVLDFIPTEESYTAEPTAVLYLYKDKSHWLPVYLVELQYINPIAGREFVFVSAVNGKVVNHYNALQHSAETGSGVGVNGDTKTLNTWLENGTYYLYDTTKPMNGIIRTYTANNGTSLPGSDVTDSDNYFTDGAAVDAHYNAGVTYDYFYNTHNRNSYDGNGSDIVSTVHYENNYNNAFWNGSQMVYGDGDGSTFDPLSGSLDVVAHELTHAVTDTSANLVYQDQSGALNESMSDVFAVIVEAGAGDFDWLLGEDVYTPGTSGDALRSISNPPAYNQPDHMDDYYYTSEDNGGVHTNSGIPNKAFYYIGSDIGLDKSGDIYYRALTTYLTSQSDFNDARSALLQSAADLYGSSSVEYQAVADGYSAVGIGGSSSSDTYEPNDSISAAYGPLTSGTNYNSFIWSSSDVDYYKFNTSSTGNISVSLSNLPGDYDVYLYNSNGSLVAQSENAGTSSESISYSASSTETYYVKAVGYNGASSTTTAYALNVTYPSDSSSTAQWYYETATADTPHPYPNDYNSGHTYSKPGAQKVAIHFSQFETEAGYDFVYVKDKNGNVISQHDGTKSSFWVTVDGDEITVNLVSDYMITAYGYHIDQVAYYNDQPLLKGENSIVAEENDPETSFKAPIE, from the coding sequence ATGAAATACAGTTTTATGCAAAACAACGCGAGGAAAAAATTCAGGAAAAAGGGGGTTACGTTTGGTTTAGCACTTTCACTTGTATTTAGCGGTTCTTTACTTCCACAGGACGGTAATGCCGCAACAGTAAAGAATGACAAGATTGATAAGAAACAAAAACAACTCGAAATTCTACATGGGTATGACAAAAATAGTTCTAAGAAAGAGCTGAAGGTTTCTTGGGATCAACAACGGGGAATTCCAGACTTTGTCTCTGGGGTTTTATCAGACAAAGTGGTCAATTCTAAAGCTGAGGTCCTTCAATACTTGGAGAACCATAAACAACTTTTTGATTTGCAAGCTGGTGATTTTCAAGTAGTAGATGTCCAAAAGGATGAGCTAGGGATGACTCATTATAAAACTCAGCTCACAGTAGATGACATACCTGTTTATGGAGCAGAACTTTCGTTACATACGAACACGGACGGAAAAGTTGTTGCCATCAATGGACAAGTAGAGCCAAAACTAGATCATGTTAAGTGGAATAAGAGAGTAAAAGTTTCAAAGGAAGATGCAGTTAAAAATGCAGAAAAGGTTCTAGATTTTATTCCGACTGAGGAAAGTTATACTGCTGAACCGACAGCTGTTCTATATCTCTATAAAGACAAAAGCCATTGGCTTCCGGTCTATTTAGTCGAATTACAATATATTAACCCGATTGCTGGGCGAGAGTTCGTATTTGTCAGCGCTGTCAATGGAAAAGTAGTTAATCATTATAATGCACTACAGCACAGTGCTGAGACTGGTTCTGGTGTTGGTGTGAACGGTGATACGAAGACATTAAATACATGGTTGGAAAATGGTACGTATTATCTCTATGATACTACGAAACCAATGAATGGAATTATTCGCACGTACACAGCAAACAATGGTACATCACTTCCAGGTAGCGATGTAACAGATTCAGATAATTATTTTACTGATGGTGCTGCTGTTGATGCTCATTATAATGCTGGTGTGACCTATGATTATTTCTATAACACACATAATCGTAACAGCTATGATGGTAATGGATCTGACATCGTTTCCACAGTCCATTATGAAAATAATTACAACAATGCTTTCTGGAATGGTTCACAAATGGTATATGGTGATGGGGACGGAAGCACATTCGATCCATTATCTGGTTCATTAGATGTTGTGGCTCATGAATTGACACATGCTGTGACCGATACATCTGCAAATCTAGTTTATCAGGATCAGTCAGGAGCATTGAATGAATCGATGTCTGATGTTTTCGCTGTAATCGTAGAGGCCGGCGCTGGTGATTTTGACTGGTTATTAGGAGAAGATGTGTATACACCAGGTACATCAGGGGATGCGTTACGAAGCATTTCAAACCCTCCTGCATATAATCAGCCTGATCACATGGATGACTATTATTACACATCTGAAGATAACGGTGGTGTCCATACAAACAGCGGGATTCCAAACAAGGCGTTTTACTACATCGGAAGTGACATCGGTTTAGACAAGTCGGGGGATATTTACTATCGGGCCCTTACGACTTACTTAACTTCTCAATCTGATTTTAACGATGCTAGAAGTGCGTTACTGCAATCAGCTGCTGATTTGTATGGGTCAAGCAGTGTAGAATATCAAGCTGTTGCCGATGGATATTCAGCAGTCGGGATTGGTGGTTCAAGTTCTAGTGACACGTATGAACCAAATGACTCAATAAGTGCAGCCTATGGTCCACTAACTAGCGGTACAAACTATAACTCCTTTATTTGGTCGTCATCTGATGTTGACTATTATAAGTTCAATACATCAAGTACAGGAAACATTTCTGTAAGCCTTTCAAATCTACCTGGCGACTATGACGTATACCTGTACAACAGTAACGGTAGTTTAGTCGCTCAATCGGAAAATGCAGGTACGTCAAGTGAATCAATCTCTTATTCAGCATCAAGCACAGAAACTTATTATGTAAAAGCTGTTGGATATAACGGTGCATCAAGCACAACCACTGCTTATGCATTGAACGTAACGTATCCATCCGATTCATCAAGTACTGCACAGTGGTATTATGAAACGGCTACAGCCGATACACCACATCCTTACCCGAATGATTACAATAGCGGTCATACGTATTCGAAGCCTGGAGCACAAAAGGTTGCCATCCACTTCTCTCAATTTGAAACAGAAGCTGGATACGACTTCGTATATGTAAAAGATAAAAACGGAAACGTCATTTCACAGCATGATGGAACCAAATCATCATTCTGGGTCACTGTTGATGGAGACGAAATCACTGTAAATCTTGTATCAGATTACATGATCACTGCATATGGCTACCATATCGATCAAGTGGCTTATTATAATGACCAGCCGCTACTGAAAGGCGAGAACTCAATTGTAGCCGAGGAAAACGATCCTGAAACAAGCTTCAAAGCACCAATCGAATAG
- a CDS encoding response regulator transcription factor yields the protein METIKLFLVDDHDMVRRGLSSYLITEPAFEIIGEASSGNDAVQRVRELKPDVILMDLIMEDGNGIEATREIIKFHPNCKIIILTSFYDDEQVFPAIEAGAFSYVLKTASAEEITSTIKKAYTGESVIESKVAQKMMNRFRGSQRLPHDDLTPREREVLILIGEGKTNQEIGDTLFIGIKTVKTHVSNILSKLNVTDRTQAAIYANRNNLT from the coding sequence ATGGAAACAATTAAACTATTTCTTGTTGATGATCACGATATGGTTCGTCGTGGTCTAAGCTCGTACCTGATTACTGAGCCGGCATTCGAAATTATCGGGGAAGCATCCAGTGGTAATGACGCGGTACAAAGGGTTAGAGAACTTAAACCTGACGTAATCTTGATGGACTTAATTATGGAGGACGGGAATGGAATTGAAGCGACGAGGGAAATAATAAAGTTTCATCCCAATTGCAAAATCATTATTCTAACGAGCTTTTACGATGATGAACAGGTGTTTCCTGCGATTGAAGCTGGCGCATTCAGCTATGTGCTCAAAACGGCATCAGCTGAAGAAATTACGTCAACAATCAAAAAAGCATATACAGGGGAATCTGTTATAGAATCCAAGGTTGCACAAAAGATGATGAATCGGTTCAGGGGAAGCCAACGTTTACCGCACGATGATTTAACACCAAGGGAGCGAGAAGTGCTTATATTGATCGGTGAAGGTAAGACGAACCAGGAAATCGGCGACACACTTTTTATTGGAATTAAGACAGTAAAAACGCACGTCAGTAATATATTAAGTAAACTGAACGTGACGGATCGGACCCAGGCTGCAATCTATGCGAATCGAAACAATCTTACTTAA
- a CDS encoding sensor histidine kinase encodes MNNKQSGVRATIYRTHLLTSVYTTVLVFFLFQIFYYFNPDANRIYVSVVVCIAVFLLSLVLGMYFSFKRSQDLIDRLNEILVGVAKLSRGNYEYRIEVLELDEIGTISHEINELSEKIEKQVQSLQKLANEKANLAEKAHTAATIEERQRLARDLHDAVSQQLFALNMMSSAAFKLFDSKPDAAKDQLEQVVELANKAQGEMRALLLHLRPVELSGESLSEGIKGLVAELRKKSGIEIESEIMDTPELTRGIEDHLFRLVQESLANALRHSRASKLTINLQRTERHILLHIRDNGIGFDPNQTRKTSYGLKTMQERCDEIGGTFSIKSAKDHGTTIDVRVPIQMGDEVNGNN; translated from the coding sequence ATGAATAATAAACAAAGTGGTGTGCGTGCTACAATCTATCGAACGCACCTGCTTACGTCCGTGTACACAACAGTACTTGTCTTTTTCTTATTCCAGATTTTCTACTACTTCAACCCAGATGCAAATCGCATCTATGTCAGTGTAGTTGTGTGTATTGCAGTGTTCCTTCTATCACTCGTTTTAGGAATGTATTTTAGTTTTAAAAGGAGTCAGGACCTTATTGATCGTTTAAATGAAATACTCGTCGGTGTTGCGAAGTTGTCCCGCGGGAACTATGAATACCGAATTGAGGTCTTAGAGCTAGACGAAATTGGTACGATTTCTCATGAAATTAACGAGCTCTCAGAAAAAATCGAGAAGCAAGTACAATCCTTACAAAAACTGGCGAACGAAAAGGCGAATTTGGCAGAGAAGGCTCATACGGCTGCAACGATTGAAGAACGTCAACGGTTAGCACGTGACTTACATGATGCGGTCAGTCAACAACTATTCGCGTTAAATATGATGTCATCTGCTGCTTTTAAGCTTTTCGACTCTAAACCCGATGCTGCAAAAGATCAGCTTGAGCAAGTGGTTGAACTAGCAAATAAAGCACAGGGCGAGATGAGGGCTCTTCTTTTGCATCTTCGTCCTGTAGAGTTATCGGGAGAATCATTGAGTGAAGGGATTAAAGGTCTCGTAGCTGAACTAAGGAAGAAATCCGGAATCGAAATCGAATCTGAAATAATGGATACACCTGAGCTTACCCGTGGGATTGAAGATCATTTATTTCGTTTGGTTCAAGAGAGTCTTGCAAATGCATTGCGCCACTCCCGAGCAAGTAAACTGACAATCAATTTGCAGCGAACCGAGCGGCATATCCTTTTACATATTCGAGATAATGGAATTGGATTTGATCCAAATCAAACGAGAAAGACGTCTTACGGATTAAAAACAATGCAAGAGCGATGTGATGAAATTGGCGGCACTTTTTCTATAAAATCAGCAAAAGATCATGGGACGACAATTGATGTTCGCGTCCCGATTCAGATGGGGGATGAGGTTAATGGAAACAATTAA
- the liaF gene encoding cell wall-active antibiotics response protein LiaF, whose translation MKIRSGGQFVFAVIFVLVGIMLLLVNLGIISVEINEAIYFLFPFVIAILGLKLLIESIFSKSRRGSWFWGLILTALGSLLIVDRFGYIDFDIQDIWKLWPILIVYIGLKMLWGRGSIHFKHEKWGKAKGKRSNVGNLVTDVSMKDDNWQVEPIEEWNGVADYDFDFTKAFIPDKDTPINLSGWVGDIKIFIPEDVEFAVTSNTKVGSIKIGNYKKDGMMKNSTYKSEGYESATRKITFDFSFKVLDLRINRV comes from the coding sequence ATGAAAATTCGATCCGGTGGGCAGTTTGTATTTGCAGTGATTTTCGTCCTAGTAGGAATTATGTTACTTCTTGTCAATTTAGGTATTATTTCCGTGGAAATAAATGAAGCAATCTATTTTTTGTTCCCTTTTGTCATCGCGATATTAGGACTAAAGTTGCTTATTGAGTCGATTTTCAGCAAATCAAGACGCGGTTCCTGGTTTTGGGGCTTAATCTTAACAGCTTTGGGATCTTTGCTCATAGTAGATCGATTCGGTTACATTGACTTTGATATTCAAGACATTTGGAAGCTATGGCCGATCCTCATCGTTTACATTGGGTTGAAAATGCTTTGGGGACGTGGGTCGATCCATTTCAAACATGAAAAATGGGGGAAAGCGAAAGGTAAGCGTTCGAATGTTGGGAATTTAGTTACTGATGTATCGATGAAAGACGATAACTGGCAAGTAGAACCTATTGAAGAGTGGAATGGTGTTGCGGACTATGACTTTGATTTCACGAAGGCATTTATACCGGATAAGGACACGCCGATCAATCTCTCAGGCTGGGTTGGGGACATTAAGATATTCATACCTGAGGATGTTGAGTTTGCGGTTACTTCGAATACAAAGGTAGGAAGTATCAAGATCGGCAACTATAAAAAGGACGGTATGATGAAAAATTCAACCTATAAGTCAGAAGGCTATGAATCAGCAACTCGTAAAATAACATTTGATTTTAGTTTTAAAGTATTAGATTTGCGTATCAATAGGGTTTAG
- a CDS encoding cold-inducible protein YdjO-related protein — protein MAFFSKNQQEPIPEVETKVWSCSNPDCSGWMRDGLTFDSSPSCPLCSSPMESEVRILPELQ, from the coding sequence ATGGCGTTTTTTTCTAAAAACCAACAAGAGCCCATTCCTGAAGTAGAAACTAAAGTATGGAGTTGCTCGAATCCTGATTGTTCTGGTTGGATGAGGGACGGGCTCACGTTTGATTCAAGTCCATCTTGTCCACTCTGTAGCTCCCCTATGGAGAGTGAAGTCCGTATTTTACCTGAGCTACAATAG
- a CDS encoding HU family DNA-binding protein: protein MNKRDLIQQVAESTGLSKKHSTTAVNAVIDAITQKLTDGENVQLIGFGSFEVRQRQARKGRNPQTGEVIQISATRTPAFKPGKQLKEAVRA, encoded by the coding sequence ATGAACAAACGTGATCTTATCCAACAAGTCGCTGAAAGCACTGGCTTATCTAAGAAACATTCTACAACCGCAGTGAACGCGGTAATTGACGCAATTACCCAAAAACTGACTGACGGAGAAAATGTACAGTTAATCGGTTTTGGTAGTTTTGAAGTCCGTCAGCGTCAGGCACGAAAAGGCAGAAACCCACAAACTGGGGAAGTCATTCAGATTTCCGCAACGCGAACTCCTGCTTTCAAGCCTGGTAAACAGTTAAAAGAAGCCGTTCGTGCTTAA
- a CDS encoding SDR family NAD(P)-dependent oxidoreductase, with amino-acid sequence MSIFAIDALEGRHILITGASGGIGSETAKTLVKMGAKVTLTGRDTKKLDLIKQELLEITPPGNVYIHIADLTNEQEQEQLVDCAEKELGIIYGLVNSAGASGGEVVEKINKDDLELIMELNYTATVMLSKTVYIRMKGNLEGKIVNVSSLSGLRGTYGNTAYAGSKFALIGFTQSFALEAIRNGINVNAVCPGYVNTAMARKAIEARAKRNGLEYEEQLKQAKEEIPSEHLTEPEEVASTIAFLLTDAAPNIVGESIKLSGGSVMR; translated from the coding sequence ATGAGTATCTTTGCGATTGATGCATTGGAAGGTCGTCACATTCTTATCACTGGTGCAAGCGGGGGAATCGGAAGTGAGACCGCCAAAACACTAGTTAAGATGGGGGCAAAAGTAACACTGACAGGAAGAGATACGAAAAAGTTGGATCTGATAAAACAAGAGTTGCTAGAGATTACACCACCTGGGAACGTCTATATACACATAGCGGATTTAACCAATGAACAGGAACAGGAACAATTGGTAGATTGTGCTGAAAAAGAGCTAGGTATCATTTATGGCCTCGTCAATAGTGCAGGTGCTTCTGGTGGAGAGGTCGTTGAAAAGATTAACAAAGATGATCTTGAATTAATTATGGAATTGAATTATACCGCAACCGTAATGCTTTCAAAAACTGTGTATATACGGATGAAAGGAAATCTGGAAGGCAAAATTGTCAATGTTTCATCTCTATCTGGTTTACGTGGGACGTATGGGAATACCGCATATGCAGGATCAAAATTTGCATTAATCGGTTTTACCCAGTCATTTGCGTTGGAAGCGATTCGAAATGGTATAAATGTAAATGCTGTTTGTCCAGGTTATGTAAATACCGCAATGGCGCGAAAGGCAATTGAGGCAAGAGCGAAACGAAACGGCCTGGAATATGAAGAGCAGCTTAAACAAGCAAAGGAGGAAATTCCCTCTGAACATTTAACAGAACCAGAAGAAGTTGCAAGTACAATCGCATTCTTGTTGACGGATGCGGCACCGAATATCGTTGGGGAATCCATTAAGCTATCTGGTGGTAGTGTAATGCGCTGA
- a CDS encoding OFA family MFS transporter, producing the protein MSKKVKNRWLIAASGVGIHLSIGSVYAWSVFTKPLMNEFGWSLSDVSWAFSIAILFLGLSAAFMGHFVEKHGPKKSGMLAALFFGVGLLGSGFAINIESLILLYLTYGVLGGIGLGIGYIAPVSSLVKWFPDRRGLATGMAIMGFGFAALIASPVMNSLINSVGIAATFYILGVVYLAIMLVSSAYLAPPPEGWMPEGYEEKMAKRKNKTADLSQLTANESVKTSRFWYLWFMLFINVTCGIAIISVASPMAQEIAGLSAGAAAAMVGIMGLFNGAGRIGWASFSDYIGRANVYTAFFAIQIVLFLLLPVTTSALLFQAAVFIILSCYGGGFSSIPAYIGDLFGTKQLGAIHGYILTAWAAAGLVGPIVASWIREVTNSYTLTLYVFAAAFLVALALSLVVRLDIKRLRNQQEKKMAS; encoded by the coding sequence GTGTCTAAGAAAGTAAAAAATCGTTGGCTCATTGCTGCATCTGGAGTTGGAATTCACTTGTCGATCGGTTCAGTGTATGCCTGGAGTGTTTTTACAAAGCCACTGATGAATGAATTTGGTTGGAGTCTCAGTGATGTTTCCTGGGCGTTTAGTATTGCGATTTTATTTTTAGGTTTGAGTGCTGCATTTATGGGTCATTTCGTTGAAAAGCATGGTCCGAAAAAATCTGGAATGCTCGCAGCGTTGTTCTTTGGTGTCGGTTTACTTGGTTCGGGTTTTGCGATCAATATTGAATCTTTAATCTTATTGTACCTCACTTACGGTGTATTAGGTGGAATCGGGCTTGGGATTGGTTACATTGCCCCGGTTTCTTCGCTTGTAAAATGGTTTCCGGATCGACGTGGTCTTGCAACAGGCATGGCAATCATGGGATTTGGATTTGCTGCATTAATTGCAAGCCCGGTCATGAATAGTTTGATTAATTCAGTCGGTATAGCTGCTACGTTTTATATTCTAGGTGTCGTCTATCTCGCTATTATGCTTGTATCGTCAGCCTATCTTGCACCGCCACCTGAAGGGTGGATGCCAGAGGGATACGAAGAAAAGATGGCGAAAAGAAAAAACAAGACAGCGGATTTATCTCAGCTTACTGCGAATGAATCGGTAAAAACAAGCCGTTTTTGGTATTTGTGGTTCATGCTGTTTATTAATGTAACTTGCGGTATTGCGATCATATCGGTTGCGTCACCAATGGCGCAAGAAATCGCTGGGCTAAGTGCAGGTGCCGCGGCAGCAATGGTAGGGATCATGGGTCTTTTTAATGGAGCCGGTCGGATTGGCTGGGCATCGTTCTCCGATTATATAGGTCGTGCCAATGTTTATACTGCCTTTTTTGCGATCCAAATCGTCTTGTTCCTATTGTTACCTGTGACAACGAGTGCTCTGCTTTTCCAAGCAGCCGTTTTCATTATCCTTTCCTGTTACGGGGGCGGATTTTCTTCCATCCCAGCGTATATTGGCGATCTGTTCGGAACAAAACAACTAGGTGCGATCCACGGATATATTTTAACAGCATGGGCGGCGGCTGGCTTAGTTGGCCCGATCGTAGCTTCATGGATACGTGAGGTTACCAACAGCTACACGTTGACATTGTATGTTTTTGCTGCGGCATTCCTTGTAGCTTTAGCATTGTCACTTGTTGTTCGACTTGATATTAAGCGATTACGGAATCAACAAGAGAAAAAAATGGCGAGTTGA
- the fdhD gene encoding formate dehydrogenase accessory sulfurtransferase FdhD codes for MSNNMTTKRKILTYRSGVLTEKEDIIVTEFPLTIMLNGIEFATMVCTPTHLKEMVIGFLGSEGVIRNYQKDIDSISIDESKGFAYVETTAKITPSIESQTKRFIGSCCGKSRQSFYFQNDVKTAKTATTKQTITYEQCIQLMKAMQSSSDVFEATGGVHNAALCTDEQMVVTRTDIGRHNALDKLYGHCLIEKISVRDKILVFSGRISSEILLKASKIGVGILLSKSAPTELALQAAEELNITTAGFIRGDKMNVYTHPERFTLNN; via the coding sequence ATGTCCAACAATATGACAACGAAACGAAAAATTTTAACGTATAGAAGCGGTGTGCTTACCGAAAAAGAGGATATCATCGTAACCGAGTTTCCCCTCACTATTATGCTAAATGGTATTGAGTTTGCTACAATGGTATGTACACCCACACATTTAAAGGAAATGGTCATCGGATTCTTAGGCTCTGAGGGAGTCATCCGAAATTACCAAAAAGATATAGATTCGATTTCAATTGATGAAAGTAAAGGGTTTGCCTATGTGGAAACAACCGCGAAGATAACCCCTTCTATTGAAAGTCAGACAAAACGCTTTATTGGATCCTGCTGCGGAAAAAGCCGGCAATCCTTTTATTTTCAAAACGATGTAAAAACGGCTAAAACCGCCACAACTAAACAAACGATCACATACGAACAGTGTATTCAGCTCATGAAAGCAATGCAATCTTCGAGTGATGTTTTTGAAGCGACAGGCGGTGTCCATAATGCAGCGCTTTGTACGGATGAGCAAATGGTCGTCACTAGGACAGACATCGGACGCCATAATGCACTTGATAAGCTTTACGGACACTGTTTGATTGAAAAAATATCAGTACGGGATAAAATTCTCGTTTTCAGTGGACGGATATCCTCTGAAATACTATTAAAAGCTTCAAAAATCGGCGTCGGTATCCTGCTTTCAAAATCTGCACCGACAGAGCTTGCCCTTCAAGCTGCTGAGGAACTGAATATAACGACTGCAGGATTTATACGTGGTGATAAAATGAACGTGTATACACACCCTGAACGGTTTACACTCAACAATTAA
- the moaA gene encoding GTP 3',8-cyclase MoaA, translating to MSINDRLGRPLRDLRISVTDRCNFRCHYCMPADIFGPDYEFLKKNMLLSFEEITRLAAIFRKTSGIRKIRLTGGEPLMRKDLPTLVKMLSSIDGIEDIAMTTNGSLLPKYARALKDAGLHRVTISLDTLDDERFKKINGRDVSVNTVLKGIDAAEEAGLGIKINMVVQKGVNDSDIVPMAKFFREKGHVLRFIEYMDVGNSNGWKLDDVFPKKEIISQINKVMPIEPIDPNYKGEVATRYRYKRTNEEIGIISSVTDAFCSTCNRARLSAEGKLYTCLFASKGYDLRGPMRNEATDEEMAHLISNIWGKRQDRYSEERTEHTKRSSKIEMSHIGG from the coding sequence ATGAGTATCAATGATCGGCTTGGAAGACCTCTTCGGGATCTAAGAATCTCCGTAACCGATCGATGCAATTTCCGATGCCATTATTGCATGCCGGCGGATATTTTCGGACCGGATTATGAATTTTTGAAAAAGAATATGCTGTTGAGCTTTGAGGAGATTACACGTCTTGCAGCTATTTTTCGAAAAACCTCTGGAATAAGAAAGATCCGACTTACAGGTGGAGAACCGCTTATGCGAAAGGACCTCCCTACTCTAGTCAAGATGCTTTCTTCCATTGATGGGATCGAGGACATTGCAATGACGACGAATGGTTCCCTGTTGCCAAAATATGCCCGAGCGCTTAAAGACGCCGGACTTCATCGCGTCACCATCAGTTTAGACACGCTCGATGATGAACGCTTTAAAAAGATCAATGGACGAGATGTTTCCGTCAATACGGTCCTCAAAGGAATCGATGCCGCTGAAGAAGCAGGGCTAGGGATAAAGATCAACATGGTCGTTCAAAAAGGCGTTAACGATTCCGATATCGTTCCGATGGCAAAGTTTTTCCGTGAAAAGGGTCATGTCCTTCGTTTTATCGAGTATATGGATGTTGGGAACTCGAACGGATGGAAGCTGGATGATGTGTTTCCGAAAAAAGAAATCATTAGTCAAATTAACAAGGTAATGCCGATTGAACCTATCGATCCGAATTATAAGGGTGAAGTGGCAACCCGATACCGCTATAAAAGAACCAACGAGGAAATCGGAATCATCTCTTCTGTCACCGACGCCTTTTGCTCAACGTGTAATCGAGCCAGATTATCTGCAGAAGGTAAACTATATACGTGTTTGTTCGCATCGAAAGGCTATGATTTACGCGGGCCAATGCGGAATGAGGCAACTGATGAAGAAATGGCGCATTTGATTTCAAACATCTGGGGCAAACGACAGGACCGCTATTCTGAAGAACGGACCGAACATACGAAACGCTCATCTAAAATAGAGATGTCCCACATCGGCGGATAA